The Candidatus Zixiibacteriota bacterium genome includes a region encoding these proteins:
- a CDS encoding HIT domain-containing protein translates to MEEKFIWAPWRSEYILGKKEKGCIFCNRIRRRQDSRDLIVYRGKRIFVIMNKFPYNSGHVMVVPKRHIKSLESMTAEESTEFLELVKLTTRVLRLTLNPQSFNLGMNLGRGSGAGVPGHIHMHIVPRWNEDTSFMPVISKTRVVSFDLGMIYDMLRKGFDSVCPEQKSRPKRN, encoded by the coding sequence TGGAGGAAAAATTCATCTGGGCTCCCTGGCGGTCGGAATATATTCTTGGCAAGAAAGAAAAAGGTTGCATCTTCTGCAACCGCATTCGTCGCCGGCAGGACAGCCGGGATTTGATTGTCTATCGCGGCAAGAGAATATTTGTCATAATGAATAAGTTCCCGTACAACTCCGGTCATGTTATGGTCGTCCCCAAGCGGCATATCAAATCGCTGGAAAGCATGACGGCGGAGGAATCGACGGAATTTTTGGAACTGGTCAAATTGACGACGCGGGTGCTCCGTCTCACACTCAATCCGCAGTCGTTTAATTTAGGAATGAACCTGGGGCGTGGCTCGGGGGCCGGGGTGCCCGGGCATATTCATATGCATATAGTTCCCCGCTGGAACGAAGACACCAGCTTCATGCCGGTGATAAGCAAAACCAGGGTGGTATCATTCGATCTGGGAATGATATATGACATGCTGAGAAAAGGATTCGATTCGGTATGCCCCGAACAAAAATCCCGACCAAAGCGGAACTAA